From Acidipropionibacterium acidipropionici, one genomic window encodes:
- a CDS encoding RsmB/NOP family class I SAM-dependent RNA methyltransferase, producing MAHQQRRGRRPATPPDPARTAAFRALMAVESEGAYANLAVSEAISRAHLSGRDAAFATELVDGTARGLGTWDAVLAAASGRRPVDLQPAVRTVLRMACHQILATRVPVRAAVDTSVSLARAQIGERVTGLVNAVSRKIARHDLDGWAEELGADPLERTALRTLHPRWIVSEVTALLGAEEAEKALAADNLAPVPTLVVRPGLAEVPELVEAGATACRYSPYGATRPGNPAEVPAVAQGRAGVQDEGSQLVALALARAADQGPWLDLCSGPGGKAALLAGLAADRDHDLVAVEIHPHRADMVARALAPLPGRHQVVVADGRRTPWNPGTFGAVLADVPCSGLGSLRRRPESRWRRKPGDLQDLQRLQKELLASAVDSAAPGAAIGYVTCSPAAAETLDVTGWALETLPVDLLDAPALMPEVPDAATGLGGRCLQLWPHRHGTDAMFCALLRKHHR from the coding sequence ATGGCCCACCAGCAGCGGCGCGGACGCCGGCCGGCCACCCCGCCCGACCCCGCCCGCACAGCCGCCTTCCGCGCCCTGATGGCGGTGGAGAGTGAGGGCGCCTACGCCAACCTGGCGGTCTCCGAGGCCATCTCGAGGGCCCACCTGTCCGGGCGCGACGCCGCCTTCGCCACCGAACTGGTCGACGGCACCGCCCGCGGCCTGGGCACCTGGGACGCCGTGCTGGCCGCCGCCTCCGGACGCCGGCCCGTCGATCTCCAGCCGGCCGTGCGCACTGTGCTGAGGATGGCCTGCCACCAGATCCTGGCCACCCGGGTACCGGTGCGCGCCGCCGTCGACACCTCGGTGAGCCTGGCCCGCGCCCAGATCGGCGAGCGGGTCACCGGACTGGTCAATGCCGTCTCCCGCAAGATCGCCCGCCACGACCTGGACGGCTGGGCCGAGGAGCTGGGCGCCGACCCCCTCGAACGGACGGCCCTGCGCACCCTGCACCCCCGCTGGATCGTCTCCGAGGTCACCGCGCTGCTGGGCGCCGAGGAGGCCGAGAAGGCACTGGCCGCCGACAACCTCGCCCCGGTCCCCACCCTCGTGGTGCGCCCCGGACTGGCAGAGGTCCCCGAACTCGTCGAGGCCGGCGCCACCGCATGCCGCTACTCGCCCTACGGGGCCACCCGGCCCGGCAACCCCGCCGAGGTGCCGGCCGTCGCCCAGGGCCGCGCCGGCGTCCAGGACGAGGGCAGTCAGCTCGTCGCCCTGGCCCTGGCCCGTGCCGCTGATCAGGGCCCCTGGCTCGACCTGTGCTCAGGACCGGGAGGCAAGGCGGCGCTGCTCGCCGGGCTGGCGGCAGACCGCGACCACGACCTGGTGGCCGTCGAGATCCACCCGCACCGCGCCGATATGGTCGCCCGAGCCCTCGCCCCACTGCCGGGACGCCACCAGGTCGTCGTCGCCGACGGCCGCCGGACACCGTGGAATCCGGGCACCTTCGGCGCCGTGCTGGCCGACGTGCCCTGCTCAGGGCTGGGATCGCTGCGCCGGCGCCCCGAGTCCAGATGGCGCCGCAAGCCGGGCGACCTGCAGGACCTCCAGCGCCTCCAGAAGGAACTGCTCGCCTCGGCCGTCGACTCGGCGGCGCCGGGCGCAGCGATCGGATACGTCACCTGCTCACCCGCGGCCGCCGAGACCCTCGACGTCACCGGATGGGCACTGGAGACCCTGCCCGTCGACCTGCTCGACGCCCCCGCCCTGATGCCAGAGGTGCCCGACGCCGCCACCGGACTCGGCGGCCGCTGCCTCCAGCTGTGGCCCCACCGGCACGGGACTGACGCCATGTTCTGCGCCCTGCTGCGCAAACACCACCGATAG
- the rpe gene encoding ribulose-phosphate 3-epimerase: MTTRITPSILNADFAKMGQEVNSVPSADAIHIDVMDYHFVPNLTMGVPMVESLRKVTDTPFDIHLMIDDPDTYAPSYVEAGAESVTFHLEAAKAPVRLARELRAMGARASVALKPATPIEPLADILTEFDQILIMTVEPGFGGQSFLDIVMPKLRRTRELIDGSGADIWLQIDGGVSVETIGRAAEAGADTFVAGSAVYKAPDPDEMVTRLRQIADEHTSR; this comes from the coding sequence ATGACCACCCGTATCACCCCCAGTATTCTCAACGCCGATTTCGCGAAGATGGGCCAGGAGGTGAACTCGGTGCCCTCCGCCGACGCCATCCACATCGACGTCATGGACTACCACTTCGTGCCCAACCTCACGATGGGCGTGCCGATGGTGGAGTCCCTGCGCAAGGTGACCGACACCCCCTTCGACATCCACCTCATGATCGACGACCCCGACACCTACGCCCCCAGCTATGTGGAGGCCGGTGCCGAATCGGTCACCTTCCACCTGGAGGCCGCCAAGGCCCCCGTGCGGCTGGCCCGCGAGCTGCGCGCCATGGGGGCGCGCGCCTCGGTGGCACTCAAGCCCGCCACCCCGATCGAGCCGCTGGCCGACATCCTCACCGAGTTCGACCAGATCCTCATCATGACCGTGGAGCCCGGCTTCGGCGGCCAGTCCTTCCTCGACATCGTGATGCCCAAGCTGCGGCGCACCCGTGAGCTCATCGACGGCTCCGGCGCCGACATCTGGCTCCAGATCGACGGCGGCGTCTCCGTCGAGACCATCGGGCGGGCCGCCGAGGCCGGCGCCGACACCTTCGTCGCCGGCTCGGCGGTCTACAAGGCCCCCGACCCCGACGAGATGGTCACCAGGCTGCGTCAGATCGCCGACGAGCACACCTCCCGCTGA
- a CDS encoding proteasome assembly chaperone family protein, with the protein MAGQSMERPWVVIGYSGWNDAGGAASEATTRLIRFSDATEWRVIDREDYYDFQTSRPVVSTMAGVELLTWPRTTVWRGRADGHQVIAVTGPEPNLRWRSYCRELLDILEPMNPAGIVVLGGMVADVPHTRQLPVSGSTPDPATAARLGIEDLEYSGPTGISGVLVTLARERGFNAVGLWASVPEYAFEPPCPPAVQMLLVRVEELTGLSVPQEDLAEGRQEWLAQADQLLVDNDGLSEYVHSLEEQQDAALPEGITGDVLAMEFQSYLRHRR; encoded by the coding sequence ATGGCAGGGCAGAGCATGGAGCGTCCCTGGGTGGTCATCGGCTACTCGGGATGGAACGACGCCGGTGGCGCCGCCAGCGAGGCGACGACCAGGCTGATCCGGTTCTCCGACGCCACCGAGTGGAGGGTCATCGACCGCGAGGACTACTACGACTTCCAGACCAGCAGGCCGGTGGTCTCGACGATGGCCGGGGTGGAGCTGCTGACCTGGCCCAGGACCACCGTGTGGCGGGGACGCGCCGACGGCCACCAGGTGATCGCGGTGACCGGTCCCGAGCCCAACCTGCGCTGGCGCTCATACTGCCGCGAGCTGCTGGACATCCTCGAGCCGATGAACCCCGCCGGCATCGTGGTGCTGGGCGGGATGGTGGCCGACGTCCCCCACACCCGGCAGCTGCCGGTCTCCGGCTCGACCCCCGATCCGGCGACCGCCGCCCGGCTGGGCATCGAGGACCTCGAGTACTCGGGGCCCACCGGCATCTCGGGGGTGCTGGTGACCCTGGCCCGGGAGCGCGGATTCAACGCGGTGGGCCTGTGGGCCAGCGTCCCCGAGTACGCCTTCGAACCCCCCTGCCCGCCGGCGGTGCAGATGCTGCTGGTGCGGGTCGAGGAGCTCACCGGGCTGTCGGTGCCCCAGGAGGATCTCGCCGAGGGCCGCCAGGAGTGGCTGGCCCAGGCCGATCAGCTGCTGGTCGACAACGACGGCCTGTCGGAGTACGTGCACTCCCTGGAGGAGCAGCAGGACGCCGCGCTGCCCGAGGGGATCACCGGCGATGTGCTGGCGATGGAGTTCCAGTCATACCTGCGCCATCGCCGGTGA
- the metH gene encoding methionine synthase: MTSPLRALLGSRLLIIDGAMGTMLQNVDLTMDDFAGLEGCNEILNVTRPDVVSGIHEAYLEAGADLIETNTFGVNLAALGEYDIADRITELAAAGTRLARTAADQVSTPERPRFVLGSLGPGTKLPTLGQIGFADIRDAYQLAVEAMIDEGVDAVQLETCQDLLQAKAAVIAAHRAAAARGVDLPVLVDITVETTGTMLMGSETGAALTVLESLGIDAIGMNCATGPAEMAEHLRTLSRGASVPVMCMPNAGLPEITGQGARYPLGPADITGALSDYAERFGLSVVGGCCGTTPEHIAMLADALAGRPVAGREVHHVDAVASLYNEVPLSQDTAYLSIGERTNANGSKAFREAMLAENWDECLDIAKAQTRDGAHLLDLCVDYVGRDGAADMAELSSRMATAVTLPIVLDSTEPQVLRTGLEHLAGRCIINSVNYEDGDGPDSRFARVMPLVREHGAGVVALTIDEEGQARTREWKVRVASRLIDDLTGNWGMDVGDILVDCLTFPIATGQEETRRDGIETIEAIRELKKRYPGVRTTLGVSNISFGLNPAARIVLNSVFLHEAVAAGLDSAIVHAAKIVPIDRIPDEQREVALDLVHDRRGTDAPAPRGAENYDPLTRFLELFEGVTAASMKAEREAELAAMPLLERLKQRIIDGNAKGLNEDLDEALRQKPALDIVNEDLLAGMQVVGDLFGSGRMQLPFVLQSAEVMKTAVAHLEPHMEKTDAAGKGTLVLATVKGDVHDIGKNLVDIIVSNNGYSVVNLGIKQPVQAIIEAAEGHHADAIGMSGLLVKSTMVMRDNLLELNDKGLASRYPVMLGGAALTRSFVEHDLNDLFEGDVRYAKDAFEGLRLMDAVMAVKHGVPGAALPAIKPRRVRASARPAGPDEAPDAPDVRSDVARPTPDGGVDVPAPPFWGSRVTRGIPLADITEWLDERATYVGRWGLKGSRSDGSYDRMVADVARPRLRMLLDRIRSENLGRFAVVHGFWPVISQGRELLVLDPDDTSRELTRFEFPRQTGGRRLCVADFFRDAAEAAELGPDVIAFQMVTMGDAVSAATQELFEADAYREYLELHGLSVQLTEALAEMWHHRVRTELGIAEDHEDVAEAIDHQAYRGSRYSFGYAACPNLEDRAKVAALLDPSRIGVELSEEYQLHPEQSTDAFVLHHPEAKYFNAK; encoded by the coding sequence ATGACATCGCCTCTTCGCGCACTGCTCGGCTCCCGTCTGCTCATCATCGACGGCGCCATGGGAACGATGCTGCAGAACGTGGACCTGACGATGGATGACTTCGCCGGGCTGGAGGGCTGTAACGAGATCCTCAACGTGACCCGGCCCGACGTCGTCTCCGGGATCCACGAGGCCTACCTGGAGGCCGGCGCCGATCTCATCGAGACCAACACCTTCGGCGTCAACCTGGCGGCGCTGGGGGAGTACGACATCGCCGACCGGATCACCGAGCTCGCCGCCGCCGGCACCCGGCTGGCCCGCACGGCCGCCGACCAGGTGTCCACCCCCGAGCGTCCCCGCTTCGTGCTGGGCAGCCTGGGGCCCGGCACCAAGCTGCCCACGCTGGGCCAGATCGGCTTCGCCGACATCCGCGACGCCTACCAGCTCGCCGTCGAGGCGATGATCGACGAGGGCGTCGACGCCGTCCAGCTGGAGACCTGCCAGGATCTGCTGCAGGCCAAGGCCGCCGTGATCGCCGCCCACCGGGCCGCCGCCGCCCGCGGCGTCGACCTTCCGGTCCTGGTCGACATCACGGTGGAGACCACCGGCACCATGCTGATGGGTTCTGAGACCGGGGCGGCTCTGACCGTCCTGGAGTCCCTGGGTATCGACGCCATCGGGATGAACTGCGCCACCGGCCCCGCCGAGATGGCCGAGCATCTGCGCACCCTCTCCCGGGGGGCGTCGGTGCCGGTGATGTGCATGCCCAACGCCGGCCTTCCCGAGATCACCGGTCAGGGGGCCCGCTACCCGCTGGGGCCGGCCGACATCACCGGTGCCCTGAGCGACTACGCCGAACGGTTCGGTCTGTCGGTGGTCGGCGGATGCTGCGGCACCACCCCCGAGCACATCGCGATGCTGGCCGACGCGCTGGCCGGCCGGCCGGTCGCCGGACGCGAGGTCCACCACGTCGACGCGGTGGCCAGCCTCTACAACGAGGTGCCGCTCTCCCAGGACACCGCCTACCTGTCGATCGGGGAGCGCACCAACGCCAACGGCTCCAAGGCCTTCCGGGAGGCGATGCTGGCGGAGAACTGGGACGAGTGCCTGGACATCGCCAAGGCCCAGACCCGCGACGGGGCGCACCTGCTCGACCTGTGCGTTGACTACGTGGGCCGTGACGGCGCCGCCGACATGGCCGAGCTGTCCTCGCGGATGGCGACCGCCGTCACCCTGCCGATCGTCCTGGACTCCACCGAGCCGCAGGTGCTGCGCACCGGCCTGGAGCATCTGGCGGGGCGCTGCATCATCAACTCGGTGAACTACGAGGACGGCGACGGCCCCGACTCCCGGTTCGCCAGGGTGATGCCGCTGGTGCGCGAGCACGGCGCCGGCGTGGTGGCGCTCACCATCGACGAGGAGGGCCAGGCCCGCACCCGGGAGTGGAAGGTGCGGGTGGCCTCCCGGCTCATCGACGACCTGACCGGCAACTGGGGGATGGACGTCGGCGACATCCTGGTGGACTGCCTCACCTTCCCCATCGCCACCGGCCAGGAGGAGACCCGACGCGACGGCATCGAGACCATCGAGGCGATCCGTGAACTCAAGAAGCGCTACCCGGGGGTGCGCACCACCCTGGGCGTCTCCAACATCTCCTTCGGCCTCAACCCGGCCGCCCGGATCGTGCTCAACTCGGTCTTCCTCCACGAGGCGGTGGCCGCCGGACTCGACTCGGCCATCGTCCACGCCGCCAAGATCGTGCCCATCGACCGGATCCCCGATGAGCAGCGCGAGGTGGCTCTGGACCTGGTGCACGACCGTCGCGGCACCGACGCCCCGGCCCCCCGCGGAGCCGAGAACTACGACCCGCTGACCCGCTTCCTGGAGTTGTTCGAGGGGGTGACGGCGGCGTCCATGAAGGCCGAGCGGGAGGCCGAGCTGGCCGCCATGCCGCTGCTGGAGCGCCTCAAGCAGCGCATCATCGACGGCAACGCCAAGGGGCTGAACGAGGACCTGGACGAGGCCCTGAGGCAGAAGCCGGCCCTGGACATCGTCAACGAGGACCTGCTGGCCGGCATGCAGGTGGTCGGCGACCTCTTCGGCTCGGGTCGCATGCAGCTGCCCTTCGTGCTGCAGTCCGCGGAGGTGATGAAGACCGCGGTGGCCCATCTGGAGCCGCACATGGAGAAGACCGACGCCGCCGGCAAGGGGACCCTCGTGCTCGCGACCGTCAAGGGCGATGTCCACGACATCGGTAAGAATCTCGTCGACATCATCGTCTCCAACAACGGCTACTCGGTGGTCAACCTGGGCATCAAGCAGCCCGTCCAGGCGATCATCGAGGCCGCCGAGGGCCATCACGCCGACGCCATCGGCATGTCGGGGCTGCTGGTGAAGTCCACCATGGTGATGCGCGACAACCTGCTGGAGCTCAACGACAAGGGCCTGGCGAGCCGCTACCCGGTGATGCTGGGCGGGGCGGCCCTCACCCGGTCCTTCGTCGAGCACGATCTCAACGACCTCTTCGAGGGCGACGTGCGCTACGCCAAGGACGCCTTCGAGGGGCTGCGGCTGATGGACGCCGTGATGGCGGTCAAGCACGGGGTGCCCGGCGCCGCGCTGCCGGCGATCAAGCCCAGGCGGGTCAGGGCGAGCGCCCGCCCCGCCGGCCCCGACGAGGCCCCCGACGCCCCCGACGTCCGTTCCGATGTGGCCCGGCCCACCCCCGACGGCGGCGTCGACGTGCCCGCACCGCCGTTCTGGGGGTCGCGGGTCACCAGGGGCATCCCGCTTGCCGACATCACCGAGTGGCTCGACGAGCGGGCCACCTATGTGGGTCGATGGGGGCTGAAGGGCAGCCGCTCCGACGGCTCCTACGACCGGATGGTCGCCGACGTCGCCAGGCCCAGGCTGCGGATGCTGCTGGACAGGATCCGCTCGGAGAATCTGGGTCGGTTCGCCGTGGTGCACGGGTTCTGGCCGGTGATCTCCCAGGGCCGCGAGCTGCTGGTGCTCGATCCCGACGACACCTCCCGCGAGCTCACCCGTTTCGAGTTCCCCCGTCAGACAGGGGGGCGCCGGCTGTGCGTCGCCGACTTCTTCCGCGACGCCGCCGAGGCCGCCGAGCTGGGCCCCGACGTCATCGCCTTCCAGATGGTGACGATGGGCGACGCCGTCTCCGCGGCCACCCAGGAGCTCTTCGAGGCCGACGCCTACCGCGAGTACCTGGAGCTGCACGGCCTGTCGGTGCAGCTCACGGAGGCCCTGGCGGAGATGTGGCACCACCGGGTGCGCACGGAACTGGGCATCGCCGAGGACCATGAGGACGTCGCTGAGGCCATCGACCACCAGGCCTACCGCGGTTCCCGGTACAGTTTCGGCTACGCCGCCTGCCCGAACCTGGAGGACCGGGCCAAGGTGGCGGCGCTGCTGGACCCCTCGCGCATCGGCGTGGAGCTGTCGGAGGAGTACCAGCTGCATCCTGAGCAGTCGACCGATGCGTTCGTCCTCCATCACCCGGAGGCCAAGTACTTCAATGCGAAATGA
- a CDS encoding HAD-IA family hydrolase: MRNDTPSAVLWDFDGTLVDTEPRWMEAETAIVTSRGGAWSDEQGVSFIGTPLVEVTTAMSEALEGAITPAQAETLLLDQVIAYHRERPVPWCPGSRELLEEVRAAQIPCALVTGSTRSAIEPLLEHFPEGLFDTVITYDDLPPEQNKPAPQPYLLAASRLGVDAADCLVIEDSASGARAGNGAGATVVALDGPATPPPAPDRVHVHNLSGIRLPDLVKLWNLAHQPAAAPAQGGGGVLRPGERVTLTDPKGRRHSLVLVEGGVFHTTKGAVRHDDLIGGPQGVVVTSAGGMDFLAMRPILSEFTVTMPREAAVVYPKEAAQIVMWADIFPGARVLEAGVGSGGLTIPLLRAIGPHGRLTSYERRPEFAEVARTNVEAFYGRLPQNWRVELADLATDISPEPVDRAVLDMLAPWECVEVVGDVLVPGGVLCCYVATTTQMGRVMDTLRAAGGWTEPQATETTVRDWHAEGLAIRPSHGATGHTGFLVIARRLAPGVTAPMRKRRPAPGAYGPDYHGPRPRNISEHDQWRPAKEDR; this comes from the coding sequence ATGCGAAATGACACCCCCTCGGCGGTCCTGTGGGATTTCGACGGGACCCTCGTCGACACCGAGCCGCGCTGGATGGAGGCCGAGACGGCCATCGTCACCTCCCGAGGCGGGGCCTGGAGCGACGAGCAGGGGGTGAGCTTCATCGGCACCCCGCTGGTCGAGGTGACCACCGCCATGAGCGAGGCCCTGGAGGGGGCGATCACCCCGGCGCAGGCCGAGACCCTGCTGCTGGACCAGGTGATCGCCTACCACCGGGAGCGCCCGGTGCCGTGGTGCCCGGGCTCCCGGGAGCTGCTGGAGGAGGTGCGGGCCGCACAGATCCCCTGCGCCCTGGTGACCGGATCGACCCGGTCGGCGATCGAACCGCTGCTGGAGCACTTCCCCGAGGGCCTCTTCGACACCGTCATCACCTACGACGACCTGCCCCCCGAGCAGAACAAGCCGGCCCCGCAGCCCTATCTGCTGGCGGCATCGCGGCTGGGGGTCGACGCCGCCGACTGCCTGGTCATCGAGGACTCCGCCTCGGGCGCCCGGGCCGGCAACGGGGCGGGGGCCACCGTGGTGGCCCTCGACGGGCCCGCCACGCCGCCGCCGGCCCCCGACCGGGTGCACGTGCACAACCTGTCGGGCATCCGCCTGCCCGATCTGGTGAAGCTGTGGAACCTGGCTCACCAGCCTGCCGCCGCCCCGGCCCAGGGGGGCGGGGGAGTGCTGCGCCCCGGCGAGCGGGTCACCCTCACCGATCCGAAGGGCCGGCGTCATTCGCTGGTGCTGGTCGAGGGCGGGGTCTTCCACACCACCAAGGGGGCGGTGCGCCACGACGACCTCATCGGAGGCCCCCAGGGGGTCGTGGTCACCTCGGCCGGGGGGATGGACTTCCTGGCGATGCGCCCCATCCTCTCCGAGTTCACCGTGACGATGCCCCGCGAGGCCGCCGTGGTGTACCCGAAGGAGGCCGCCCAGATCGTGATGTGGGCCGACATCTTCCCCGGGGCCCGGGTGCTGGAGGCCGGCGTGGGATCGGGCGGACTCACGATTCCGCTGCTGCGGGCCATCGGCCCGCACGGACGGCTCACCTCCTACGAGCGACGCCCCGAGTTCGCCGAGGTGGCGCGGACCAATGTGGAGGCCTTCTACGGCCGCCTGCCGCAGAACTGGCGGGTGGAGCTGGCCGATCTGGCCACCGACATCTCACCCGAGCCGGTGGACCGGGCGGTGCTGGACATGCTGGCCCCCTGGGAGTGCGTGGAGGTGGTCGGCGATGTGCTGGTGCCCGGCGGGGTGCTGTGCTGCTATGTGGCCACCACCACGCAGATGGGCCGGGTGATGGACACCCTGCGGGCCGCCGGGGGATGGACCGAGCCGCAGGCCACCGAGACGACGGTGCGCGACTGGCACGCCGAAGGGCTGGCGATCCGCCCCTCCCACGGCGCCACCGGACACACCGGCTTCCTGGTCATCGCCCGCCGGCTGGCCCCCGGCGTCACGGCCCCGATGCGCAAGCGGCGCCCCGCCCCGGGGGCCTACGGGCCCGACTATCACGGCCCCCGGCCGCGCAACATCTCCGAGCACGACCAGTGGCGTCCTGCCAAGGAGGACCGCTGA
- a CDS encoding DUF3054 domain-containing protein produces the protein MDVIFVGLFVFIGRASHQEPLSPGGLVRTAIPFLVGLVVGWMIVVLAGLPAARWRAGLVVWGSTLVIGMVTRRFTDQGVAQSFIIVAAVFLAVFLIGWRLLAGIRRHHREQT, from the coding sequence ATGGATGTCATCTTCGTCGGCCTCTTCGTGTTCATCGGGCGGGCCAGCCACCAGGAGCCGTTGAGCCCCGGCGGGCTGGTGCGCACCGCGATCCCCTTCCTCGTGGGGCTGGTGGTGGGCTGGATGATCGTGGTGCTGGCCGGGCTGCCGGCGGCCCGATGGCGGGCCGGACTGGTGGTGTGGGGCTCCACCCTGGTGATCGGCATGGTGACGCGCCGGTTCACCGATCAGGGCGTCGCCCAGTCCTTCATCATCGTCGCTGCGGTCTTCCTGGCCGTCTTCCTCATCGGCTGGCGGCTGCTGGCCGGGATCCGGCGCCACCACCGCGAGCAGACCTGA
- the prcB gene encoding proteasome subunit beta — MSQSWGIGLSQPYLSAASDSFTEFARQVAPDLLPPSKIDATLPELLRHGTTIVAMKYSSGVVVAGDRRATMGTVIAQRDIEKVFGADDTSVIGVAGAAGLAVEMVRLFQTELEHYEKIEGRPLSLDGRAARLATLVRSNIGMAVQGIAVTPIFAGWDVVRHSGRIFSYDGTGGRYEEHAYCATGSGAIFAKASLKKLHRIDMDRQEAVRVAVRSIYDAADDDIATAGPDLARGIYPVVMVADQDGVARISTDNVALVAKRIVDEITADNQS, encoded by the coding sequence ATGTCGCAATCGTGGGGAATCGGGCTGAGCCAGCCCTATCTGAGCGCCGCGTCGGACTCGTTCACCGAGTTCGCCCGCCAGGTGGCCCCCGACCTGCTGCCGCCCTCCAAGATCGATGCCACCCTTCCCGAGCTGTTGCGCCACGGCACGACGATCGTGGCGATGAAGTACTCCTCGGGGGTCGTGGTGGCCGGCGACCGACGGGCCACCATGGGCACCGTCATCGCCCAGCGCGACATCGAGAAGGTCTTCGGCGCCGATGACACCTCGGTCATCGGGGTGGCCGGCGCGGCCGGGCTCGCCGTCGAGATGGTGCGCCTGTTCCAGACCGAGCTGGAGCACTACGAGAAGATCGAGGGACGCCCCCTCAGCCTCGACGGCAGGGCCGCCCGGCTGGCCACCCTGGTGCGCAGCAACATCGGGATGGCGGTCCAGGGGATCGCCGTGACGCCGATCTTCGCCGGCTGGGACGTTGTGCGCCACTCCGGGCGCATCTTCTCCTACGACGGCACCGGCGGGCGCTACGAGGAGCACGCCTACTGCGCCACCGGATCCGGCGCCATCTTCGCCAAGGCGTCGTTGAAGAAGCTGCACCGCATCGACATGGACCGCCAGGAGGCCGTGCGCGTCGCCGTGCGCTCGATCTACGACGCCGCCGACGACGACATCGCCACCGCCGGCCCCGACCTGGCCCGCGGCATCTATCCGGTCGTCATGGTGGCCGATCAGGACGGCGTGGCACGCATCTCCACCGACAACGTGGCCCTGGTGGCCAAGCGGATCGTCGACGAGATCACCGCCGACAACCAGTCCTGA
- the prcA gene encoding proteasome subunit alpha: MSMPAYVSPDQLMRDRADYARRGVTRGRAVVVARCADAIIMVAENPSRTLRKTSEIHDRIGFAAVGRYHEFERLRVAGIREADLRAYAYDHLDVTALGLVGTYSQVLGSIYSNPAEKPYEVEIAVAELGLVPSRDRIYKISFDGSVTDGTAPTVLGALSPDRIDTLNEFLTETSPLDEAVRCAAAALSASSDPDPDELEVSLLDRRTGGRRTFRRLSQTQIQAFWKDPA, translated from the coding sequence ATGAGCATGCCGGCATACGTCTCCCCGGACCAGTTGATGAGGGACCGGGCCGACTATGCCCGCCGGGGAGTGACCCGGGGCCGCGCGGTCGTGGTGGCGCGCTGCGCCGACGCCATCATCATGGTCGCCGAGAATCCCTCCCGGACGCTGCGCAAGACCTCCGAGATCCACGACCGGATCGGATTCGCCGCGGTGGGCCGCTACCACGAGTTCGAGCGGCTGCGGGTCGCGGGGATCCGCGAGGCCGACCTGCGCGCCTACGCCTACGACCACCTCGACGTCACCGCCCTGGGACTGGTGGGCACCTACTCCCAGGTGCTCGGCTCCATCTACTCCAACCCGGCCGAGAAGCCCTACGAGGTGGAGATCGCGGTGGCCGAGCTCGGCCTGGTGCCCTCGAGGGACCGGATCTACAAGATCTCCTTCGACGGCTCGGTGACCGACGGCACCGCCCCGACGGTGCTGGGCGCCCTGAGCCCCGACCGGATCGATACCCTCAACGAGTTCCTCACCGAGACCTCGCCCCTCGACGAGGCGGTCCGCTGCGCGGCGGCGGCTCTCAGCGCCTCCTCCGATCCCGACCCCGATGAGCTCGAGGTCTCCCTGCTGGACCGTCGCACCGGCGGGCGGCGCACCTTCCGCCGGCTGAGCCAGACCCAGATCCAGGCCTTCTGGAAGGATCCGGCGTGA